tgcgtgttccTCTCCCCTGTGTGCTTCTCGCTGCTGTTCTACTTCCTATATGCATCTCACCCTTCGTTTCGCtattttccttttttttcttcagcgCGCTCGCTTTCGTGTTTGCCTATCTATTCATTAGCCATGGGAGCCCTCTGCAGCAAAGTGGACACTTTCGACAAGCGCGCCACCAAGCACATTCCGGCACTCACGGCGCTTACAGACAACTACTTCTCCATCCACAACCCAAACGAGAATGAGTCTGCCCTCTTTTTCGCCTCGCTGCGAGTGGCGCTCCACAGCATGCTACATTGCAGCAAGGAAGAGGTGAACGATGTCTTAATCTCttcgtgcagctgcagcgtgagCACAAGTGCCGCGTTTGATAGGTATCTGTCCAGGAACACGTCCAAGGTGGCACCGGATCCCACGACTGCCAAGATCATGCAGGTGTGGATGGCGTACGACAAAGACAACAGCGGCGACTTGAGCTACTCGGAGATGAAGCGCCTGGTGGGGGGGCTCAACTTCTCGAAGGGTTTGACTGAAGAAATCCTGAAACCCTTCAAGGACGACAAGCGCCATACGATCACCTTCGCCGATTTTACGAGAGTGTACTCGGACGCCGTGAGCTTCAAGGAGCTTGGCTACGTCTTCAAAGGTTTAGCAGGCGACCGGGAGACCATCTCGCGCGATACTTTCGCCAGGTTTCTCTTCGATGTCCAAGGTGAGAACTGTGATGCCGAGACGCTCAACGAGAAGCTCGCTCTCATGGGCTGCGTCGACACGGACGGCATCACTGAGAAGAACTTCGTTGCGTATCTTATGAGCCCCCACTTCGACTCCGCGATGGAGCAGAAGAAGCTCGAGGAGGTCTACCACGACATGGACCAGACGATCTCCTGCTACTTCATCAACACTTCACACAACACATACCTCACTGGCGACCAGCTCACGAGCAAGTCTTCTCCAGAGATGTATAAAAGGGTACTTCTCGACGGGTGCCGGTGCGTGGAGCTCGATTGCTGGAACGGCCCTCATGGTGAGCCGATTGTGCACCACGGCTACACCCCCACCTCTCGCATCGCCTTCAGAGATTGCATTACAGTGATTCGCCAGCACGCCTTCACCACTTCGCCATACCCCGTGATACTCTCGCTGGAGGTGCACGCTTCGGTGGCTCAGCAGGATAGGATGGCGGAGATTCTCGAAAAAGAACTGGGCTCGCTGCTCTTCCAACCTTCGTGGGGCGCCGGTGTGAGGCCCACCATACTCTTCTCGCCCAACAACTTGAAATACAAAATCCTCGTAAAGACAAAGCGCGGTGATTTCTCTCCTGGTGAGTTGGGCATCGACAAATATGACGACGCTGAGACGGACTCGGTGGCGACCACAGGCAGCATTGACTACCTGGCGATGAAGGCGGCTCGTAAGAAGGCCAAGAAGGATGTGATCAAGGTGTCGGAGAAGCTGTCAGCCATTGTCTCCATTGAGGCCAGTGGGTACAAGGGCGTCAAGGACTTATCATACCTGTTGGACAGGCAGCCGTACCACTGCTCCTCGTACTCAGAGGGAAAAGTGGAGGCCATCGCGCGTGAGAACCGCGACGCACTGGTGCGCATCAAC
Above is a window of Leishmania panamensis strain MHOM/PA/94/PSC-1 chromosome 22 sequence DNA encoding:
- a CDS encoding phosphoinositide-specific phospholipase C, putative (TriTrypDB/GeneDB-style sysID: LpmP.22.1580), coding for MGALCSKVDTFDKRATKHIPALTALTDNYFSIHNPNENESALFFASLRVALHSMLHCSKEEVNDVLISSCSCSVSTSAAFDRYLSRNTSKVAPDPTTAKIMQVWMAYDKDNSGDLSYSEMKRLVGGLNFSKGLTEEILKPFKDDKRHTITFADFTRVYSDAVSFKELGYVFKGLAGDRETISRDTFARFLFDVQGENCDAETLNEKLALMGCVDTDGITEKNFVAYLMSPHFDSAMEQKKLEEVYHDMDQTISCYFINTSHNTYLTGDQLTSKSSPEMYKRVLLDGCRCVELDCWNGPHGEPIVHHGYTPTSRIAFRDCITVIRQHAFTTSPYPVILSLEVHASVAQQDRMAEILEKELGSLLFQPSWGAGVRPTILFSPNNLKYKILVKTKRGDFSPGELGIDKYDDAETDSVATTGSIDYLAMKAARKKAKKDVIKVSEKLSAIVSIEASGYKGVKDLSYLLDRQPYHCSSYSEGKVEAIARENRDALVRINDTYLSRTYPAGSRFDSSNYNPQLYWECGCHMVSINWQSTTTLGWRLNRGFFLDNGLCGYLLKPDYLRPMTSSNAAVAEKSRLLTVEVISGFSLPKPPKASKSDISDPFVTMFLEGPGVDCTPVSTHTIHNNGFHPVWRGAGQTERTWTVHRWSMTTLVLQIHDRNKYSPSELLADAVIPLRVLRKGFRKVPLNDHAGYNIPGSSLVCRIDYTDEPGSF